Genomic segment of Mycolicibacterium sarraceniae:
CGTCGAGCCGGAGATCGCCGATAATCCGTCGCTGCACATCTACGCACTCGCCGCCCGCGTGCCGATGGGGCAGGCCGACCGCTACGCGGTGCTGGCCGCGCCGACGCTGTCCGGGCGGGTCGATGCGCTGACCGACGCCATCGAAACCGTTACGGCCATGGTCGAATTCCAGATCGCGAACGGCGACGACGAGTAGGGATTTCCACGTCGAGTCTGCAGTGAGCGTGCGTTTTCCCGATGTGAGGTAGCACTCGCCGCAGGATCGACGCCGTCAGCGCAGGCCCGTTGGGCTGCGGCGATGTCACCGGATCGTGGCCTCAACGCTGGGTGTTCAGCTGCTCATGCGAGCCAGTCCGGTCCGAGTGGGGCTCAGAGCGGTGCGAGCCTCCAGGTACCACAGCCGCGTGACGTCGGGCAGTTCCGGACCGCCTGCCTCGGCGGCCGCACGGCGCGCCTGCGCCATCCGTTCCTGACGGCGAGCCAGCCCTTCGGCGGAGTAGAACACCTCATCGGTTCGGCTCACGGATTGGGCTTCGCTCTCGCGGTATCGTCGCGCATCTCATCGACGGTCAGATCGTCGCGGATGTTCTGCTCACGGTAGGCCAGCTGTCCCACCCGGTGCGCCACCACCGGCGCGGTGATAAGGGTGAACATCGCCGTCAGCACGAGCATGCCGGCATCGATGGTGCCGGACAGCCGGATCGTCGCACCGGCGAGCACCAACAACAGTCCCAAGACCTGTGGTTTGGTCGCGGCGTGCATGCGCGTCAGCGTGTCGGGAAACCGCAGCACGCCGACGGCCGCGGTTAACGCAAACGCCGAACCGCCGAGCACCAGGACACCGGCCGCCAGATCGAGTGCGGTCATACGTCGGTCTCCTGTCCGGTCGATTTGCCGGCGAGGTCGGGCACGCGGAACCGGGCCACACTGACCGAGCCGACGAAGCTGATCAACGACAGCGCGGCCAGGCTGTAGGTGACGGTGGTGTCCAGGCTGAACGCTGCCCAGGTGCCGACACCGCACATCGTCACCGCCACCAGTGTGTCGACGGCGACCAGCCGGTCCAGCGTGCTGGGGCCCATCAGCAACCGGATCATCGTCACCGCGGCCGCGGCCACCAGCATCACGCCGGAGAGAACCCACACCACTGTCATGCGCGATCCGCCGTCACTCCTCGCTGAACCTTCACGAGACCTCCTCGGATTCGCTTGCCGCGGGCCGCCATTCGGAGTCGCGTTCGAACGCGGCGATCATCATCCGTTCCAGCTCGGCGACCTGCCGGTAGAACCGACCGACCGCGCGCTCGTTTCCGACGTCAACAACGTGGACATAGACCAGTCGCCGGGCCTGGTCGATTTCGAGGACGATCGTGCCCGGGGTGAGGTTCATGATGTTGACCGCCAGCGCTAGCACCAGATCGGATTTCAACGCCAGATGTCCGCGCAACACCGCCGACAGCGGCGGGCGTCCCGGCCGGATCGCCAGCCAGGCCACCTGCACCGAGGACTGCGCCAGCCACCACGCCACCCGCAGCACCAACCACAGCAGCGACAGCGGATGCAACCGGCCCTGGACGGGGACCGACGGCAGCGGCAGCAGCAGCGTGATCGCCAGCGCC
This window contains:
- the mnhG gene encoding monovalent cation/H(+) antiporter subunit G — encoded protein: MTALDLAAGVLVLGGSAFALTAAVGVLRFPDTLTRMHAATKPQVLGLLLVLAGATIRLSGTIDAGMLVLTAMFTLITAPVVAHRVGQLAYREQNIRDDLTVDEMRDDTARAKPNP
- a CDS encoding monovalent cation/H+ antiporter complex subunit F → MTVVWVLSGVMLVAAAAVTMIRLLMGPSTLDRLVAVDTLVAVTMCGVGTWAAFSLDTTVTYSLAALSLISFVGSVSVARFRVPDLAGKSTGQETDV
- a CDS encoding Na+/H+ antiporter subunit E gives rise to the protein MRTWTLRIWTLVWLTLVWLLLWGTVSVANVLSGVVVALAITLLLPLPSVPVQGRLHPLSLLWLVLRVAWWLAQSSVQVAWLAIRPGRPPLSAVLRGHLALKSDLVLALAVNIMNLTPGTIVLEIDQARRLVYVHVVDVGNERAVGRFYRQVAELERMMIAAFERDSEWRPAASESEEVS